Within the Solibacillus silvestris genome, the region TGGCTCTGAGAATTTTACATTATGAATATTTGAGTAATTTAATAGAATGTAAGCTCCCCCAGCAAAACCAAATGCCGCCCATATATAATCTACAACTGTGATTTTTGTTTTACTCGATTTTTTAGTTGCTGGATAAAGTAAAAATGTCAGTACTAAAATAAATGTCAGGAAGATGGCATTACGGTATATTTCCTGGATATTCATTAAACTGTTTACGTATACCGAGAAGAATGCCAGTGCAAACAATAGTGCTGAAATAATAAAGCCAGTCTTACCTGTAAACGTACGTATTGCTCCACCAGCTTCTTTATCGTTTTCTAGTGTCTCTGCTACATCGAACTCTTCTACTTTTTTCTTAAAAATCATCATTACACCCCCATAATGGATTCTTATTGTTGACCTTCTGCTGCTTCAGGTGGAACTAAATGTTCCGGTATGTCTAAGCCAGCCTCCACAAAATATTTGTATGCTCCGATATGAAGTGGTGTTGGAAGACCATTTAATGCCGATTCTAATTGAATTTCAGTCGCTGAATTATGGATTTGATGTACTTTATCTAAATTTTCATAAATCGCCTTCGTTAACTTATAAACAAGATCCGCATCCATTTCTGCTGTTGTTGCTAAAAAGTTTGGCTGAGCAATCGTGTTAATTTCTTTATCAATTCCAGTGTACGTACCTGCCGGAATAACAAAACGGAACCATGTATTAAAAATACTGTTAATGCTATCAAGCTGTTCATCTGTGACATCAAGAACAGATGCTTTAACACCTGACGCAGCCATATCCATTATTGATGAAACCGGTACACCTGCCGGTAAAGATCCTCCATCTAATCGCCCGTCGCGCATCGCTGAAATGGTGTCATCATACCCTAAATATTCGGGCGTGATGTCTTTTTTCGTTAAACCAAGTCCTTCCATAATAACGATTGTTGATTGCTCCGTTCCGGATGCTTGCGGTCCTACAGAGAATGATTTCCCGTCAATATCTGAAATCGTTCCTGTGTCTATTTCCTTATCCATTAATACGAAGTGCTCAACATTTGACCAAAGCATGGAGATTGAACGTAAATCCTTATAAGGTCGTCCTTCAAAGTTTCCTCCACGCCCTTCATATGCCTGCGCACCTATCAACCCTTGAAG harbors:
- a CDS encoding C4-dicarboxylate ABC transporter substrate-binding protein; the encoded protein is MKKSLILFLVALTLVLSGCIERREFITIATASAGGTYYPIGVGLGNLWTEILVEDNVKGTGQSSAGSVENIQLLKNEEAKVAILQGLIGAQAYEGRGGNFEGRPYKDLRSISMLWSNVEHFVLMDKEIDTGTISDIDGKSFSVGPQASGTEQSTIVIMEGLGLTKKDITPEYLGYDDTISAMRDGRLDGGSLPAGVPVSSIMDMAASGVKASVLDVTDEQLDSINSIFNTWFRFVIPAGTYTGIDKEINTIAQPNFLATTAEMDADLVYKLTKAIYENLDKVHQIHNSATEIQLESALNGLPTPLHIGAYKYFVEAGLDIPEHLVPPEAAEGQQ